The Halorussus gelatinilyticus genome contains the following window.
CTTGTCGAGTTCGAGCAGTGCCTCGACGAGTTCGCGGGACTCCTCGGCGTCGAGCGTTGCGAACCGGTTGACGTGCTCGATGGCCCGCGCCAGTTCGTAGCGCATCTCGCGGTCCTCGTCCAAGGCCCGCTCCTGCTCTACGTCCGAGAGGAGTTCCTTGGCTTCCGCGGTAGTGAGGTACTCCTCGTCGATCTTCTCCTTGAATATCGTCATGCTATTCCTGCGCTTTCAGATGCGCGGGGGTGACGATGAGGGTCTTGTCCTTGCCGCGGTCGTTGACGCCGACCTTGTAGGCTTCGCCCTGCTTGCCCTCGATTTCGCCGGTGAGACCGTCGAAGCGAGGGTGGAAACGCCCTTTCTCGACGCTCGGGTCGATTTTGAGGTGGACCTTCTGGCCCTCCTCGTACTGCTGGACGGCGCGCTGAGGCGGGGACGTACCGCGCTCTCGGGGGTTGTTCGAGAGTTTGTCACGAGTGCTGTGGTAGGGTCCGTTCGAACTCGGCATAGTCGTACCCACCTCTTGTTCTGTCTCCGTTATAAAAGGCACGTTCCGCGTTGCTCGGCCTCGTTTCTCTCGCCTAGAGTCGGGTAGCGCGCCGGAAGGACAAGAGTAACTTGTCGTCCGGCCCTCGCTTCTGGTATGGCCGACGACGAGGAGTTCAGATTCGAGACGCGCTCGATTCACGCCGGACAGGACCCCGACGAGGAGACCGGGGCGCTCATGACCCCGATACACGCTAACTCGACCTACGAGCAGGACGCGCCGGGCGAACACCGCGGCTACGAGTACTCCCGGACGGGCAACCCCACGCGGACCGACCTCGAAGCCAACGTCGCCAGCCTCGAAGGCGGCGAGTACGGCCGCGCGTTCTCCAGCGGGATGGGGGCTATCAACACTGTCCTCAATCTGCTAGAGTCGGGCGACCACGTGGTCGCCAGCGAAGACGTGTACGGCGGCACCCACCGCATCTTCACGCAGGTCTACGAGCAGTACGACCTCCAGTTCGACTTCGTGGACATGACCGATTTGGACGAGACCGAGGCCGCCATGCGCGAGAACACGGAACTGGTCTGGGTCGAGACG
Protein-coding sequences here:
- a CDS encoding RNA polymerase Rpb4 family protein; protein product: MTIFKEKIDEEYLTTAEAKELLSDVEQERALDEDREMRYELARAIEHVNRFATLDAEESRELVEALLELDKVDEPTAYKIADVLPQDRDELRAVYAQERYTLSGDELDDILDVVAKYV
- a CDS encoding 50S ribosomal protein L21e is translated as MPSSNGPYHSTRDKLSNNPRERGTSPPQRAVQQYEEGQKVHLKIDPSVEKGRFHPRFDGLTGEIEGKQGEAYKVGVNDRGKDKTLIVTPAHLKAQE